The following coding sequences are from one bacterium SCSIO 12741 window:
- a CDS encoding GNAT family N-acetyltransferase, translated as MDGSIKQTFKTWEELTRDELYAILQLRTEVFVVEQDCPYQECDGRDQDSVHLMLEKNGLVAYLRVVLPKPGQDPAIGRVVVKRSERMNGYGIDLMKSGIEWCRDHYPNQGIRISAQVYLKRFYEDLGFVGYGEEYLEDGIPHRAMRLEF; from the coding sequence ATGGACGGAAGTATAAAACAGACCTTTAAGACCTGGGAAGAACTAACTCGGGATGAATTGTATGCCATCCTTCAATTAAGAACGGAAGTATTTGTCGTTGAGCAGGATTGTCCTTATCAAGAATGCGATGGCCGAGACCAGGACTCGGTTCACCTAATGCTTGAGAAAAACGGATTGGTTGCCTACCTGAGAGTGGTGCTCCCAAAACCTGGACAAGATCCCGCCATTGGGAGGGTTGTGGTTAAACGTTCGGAACGAATGAACGGCTATGGAATAGACTTAATGAAATCAGGAATTGAATGGTGTCGGGATCATTATCCAAACCAAGGAATTCGCATTTCTGCACAGGTATACCTTAAGCGATTCTATGAAGACCTGGGCTTTGTTGGTTATGGAGAAGAATACCTGGAAGATGGAATTCCCCATCGCGCCATGAGGCTGGAATTCTGA
- a CDS encoding D-alanine--D-alanine ligase translates to MSKLNIAVICGGYSGEYDISMKSAATIMENLDPAKYEIFQVILETSGWKVSDSLGQECSIVRADFSCDRQGENLKFDAVINAVHGTPGEDGLIQGYFDMLGIPYNSCDVLISSLTFNKGFCNQYLKQTGIRVADSVLLLDPEERSVDEILEVTGLPCFVKPNDGGSSIGVSKVKHKEEMLPAIHKAFEAGNRVLIERFVQGTEVTCGVIRKDGKVTPLAVTEIVFASEFFDYEAKYNSADTQEITPARISDDLYAKCMKISAEIFERLNCKGFFRADFIIQDGEFFLIEVNTVPGMSKMSLMPQMIEHAGLSLGTILDEQISEMVSGKKMAVN, encoded by the coding sequence ATGTCAAAATTGAATATCGCCGTCATTTGTGGTGGCTACAGTGGGGAATACGACATTTCCATGAAGAGCGCGGCCACGATCATGGAGAATTTGGATCCGGCCAAGTACGAAATTTTTCAGGTTATCTTAGAAACTTCCGGTTGGAAGGTTTCCGACTCTTTGGGGCAGGAATGCTCGATCGTTAGAGCTGATTTCAGTTGTGATCGTCAGGGAGAGAACCTGAAATTTGATGCCGTGATCAATGCGGTTCATGGTACGCCTGGTGAAGACGGATTGATTCAAGGGTATTTTGACATGCTCGGTATTCCTTACAACAGCTGTGATGTCTTGATCAGTTCTCTTACTTTCAACAAAGGATTTTGTAATCAGTATTTGAAGCAAACCGGAATTCGCGTTGCTGATTCGGTTCTATTGCTTGATCCTGAAGAACGATCTGTAGACGAGATTTTGGAAGTAACGGGCTTGCCCTGCTTTGTGAAACCCAACGATGGTGGCTCGAGTATTGGTGTTTCCAAGGTGAAGCACAAAGAAGAAATGCTACCGGCCATCCACAAGGCTTTTGAGGCTGGAAATCGGGTATTGATTGAGCGCTTTGTTCAGGGTACAGAAGTTACTTGCGGTGTTATTCGCAAGGATGGAAAGGTCACCCCTTTGGCAGTAACGGAGATTGTGTTTGCCAGTGAGTTTTTTGATTATGAAGCCAAATACAATTCAGCAGATACCCAGGAAATTACCCCAGCTCGCATATCCGATGATCTTTATGCCAAATGCATGAAGATTTCTGCCGAGATTTTTGAACGACTCAATTGCAAAGGATTTTTCAGAGCCGACTTCATCATTCAGGATGGTGAGTTTTTCCTCATTGAGGTAAACACAGTTCCAGGTATGTCCAAAATGAGTTTAATGCCTCAGATGATCGAACATGCCGGGTTATCCTTGGGTACTATTCTGGATGAGCAAATCTCGGAAATGGTTTCGGGCAAAAAGATGGCCGTGAACTAA
- a CDS encoding UvrD-helicase domain-containing protein, producing the protein MSLSVFRSSAGSGKTFTLVQEYLKIALTDAYESGISSILALTFTNKASNEMKERIIAALLQLADSKERHNSPHFSLLLEDPSLKLDATEIAIRSKNCLAQLLHNYSAFSVQTIDRFIHRIIRTFASELDLSNSFEVELDETRFLQEAITRLMDRASDDPDLMRFLTEFVLDRVSDDKNWRVEAELLNFARILLSEQAQPYVKQLLTVSEEDFLKAGKAWEKEVAELENQWVEWGEAGQGLILEQGLSESAFFYGSRGVPGLFKKLIRKDISNLFNSNVEKARSSDKWVSGKATAEEKQKIAGIKPELLVLMANTEESLENHLGRYKMLKLLSRNLYSMGLSQAISEEIEKLKKERNVVLISDFNRIISQFVAQESAPFIYERTAQHYQHFLIDEFQDTSNLQWKNLVPLLENSLAQGGKDLIVGDGKQAIYRWRGGDVDQFVYMPQLPNPNEDPILHEQLISLSHHIQEFNLENNYRSSPEVVNFNNELFERIVDEQPQLVKDIFLNHQQNPVREKPKGYVEIQFKPEEVDMNEWHSERLPNLLQELKADGYAWKDVCILCRKNKDLSYLASLLLKHDIPVISSEALLLFGSIEVKLVHAFLKVIAHPHQVHRQVEALTLWNQLNPDRATSHEVFQQLIRHPGLHTFSNALEDLGISLNLKLLLHANGYQLVETIICALHLDQSDNAYLSAYLNEVHNYFQSREMRLNGLITYLDERREKLSLSLPEGAEAVSLMTIHQSKGLEFPVVLFAYANWKYRLTEFTWLPLNEEQFGLPAGIVRTSKDLEFTPHKSRYEEELNKTKLDELNLLYVAVTRAAERLYVFTEDEGRNLYFAELFVPALRRMDGWQDITFVRGSKEPVIRESKADHSGEFHLEQLGSFPEDDRFIEALNSPATTPDPALEWHLKLQKKLAQVITPNDWDIVWESEIQALEKEEEQTIQRIENLHQELNNSAQFWGDRILNQPELQAPSGDQVRPDRVVMQQQEWQVIHYRMGKVKEKDKQEMVLGKHLVSRMTDKPVRSWIFHTDLETWTEV; encoded by the coding sequence TTGAGCTTATCTGTTTTTCGTTCTTCTGCCGGATCGGGCAAAACATTTACACTGGTTCAGGAATACCTGAAAATTGCATTGACGGATGCCTATGAATCAGGAATCTCCTCCATTCTTGCATTGACCTTTACCAACAAGGCATCCAACGAAATGAAGGAGCGAATTATTGCAGCCCTCCTGCAATTAGCCGATTCAAAGGAACGTCACAACAGTCCACACTTCTCACTTTTACTGGAAGACCCCAGCCTAAAACTGGATGCTACGGAAATAGCTATCCGCTCCAAAAACTGCCTGGCTCAGCTGCTGCACAACTACTCCGCCTTCTCGGTTCAAACCATCGATCGCTTTATCCACCGCATCATTCGAACCTTTGCCTCGGAACTGGATTTGAGCAACAGCTTTGAAGTAGAATTGGACGAAACCCGATTTCTTCAGGAAGCCATCACCCGACTCATGGATCGTGCCTCCGATGATCCGGATTTGATGCGTTTTTTAACCGAATTCGTATTGGACCGGGTGAGCGACGACAAGAACTGGCGGGTAGAAGCTGAACTATTGAATTTTGCCCGTATACTACTCAGCGAACAAGCCCAGCCCTATGTAAAGCAATTGCTCACGGTGAGCGAAGAAGATTTTCTAAAGGCTGGTAAAGCCTGGGAAAAGGAAGTGGCTGAGCTCGAAAACCAGTGGGTGGAATGGGGTGAAGCCGGACAAGGGCTTATTCTGGAACAAGGACTCAGCGAGTCGGCTTTCTTTTATGGTTCACGGGGAGTGCCGGGACTGTTTAAAAAGCTGATTCGAAAAGACATTTCCAATCTCTTTAATAGTAATGTAGAGAAAGCTCGGTCCTCAGATAAATGGGTTTCGGGAAAGGCCACTGCAGAAGAAAAGCAGAAAATTGCTGGAATTAAGCCCGAACTTCTGGTCTTGATGGCCAATACCGAAGAAAGCCTGGAAAATCACTTGGGTCGGTATAAGATGCTCAAGCTTTTGAGTAGAAACCTTTACTCGATGGGACTTTCTCAGGCGATAAGTGAGGAAATTGAAAAACTGAAAAAGGAACGCAACGTAGTTCTCATCTCGGATTTTAACCGAATCATTTCTCAATTTGTTGCTCAGGAATCGGCTCCATTTATCTATGAACGAACCGCCCAGCACTACCAACATTTTTTGATCGATGAGTTTCAGGATACTTCTAATTTGCAGTGGAAAAACCTGGTTCCCCTACTCGAAAATAGTTTAGCTCAGGGGGGAAAAGATTTGATCGTAGGAGATGGGAAACAAGCTATATACCGATGGCGGGGAGGAGATGTAGACCAGTTTGTGTACATGCCTCAATTGCCTAATCCCAATGAAGATCCGATTCTCCATGAACAATTGATTTCGCTAAGTCATCACATTCAGGAATTTAACCTGGAAAACAACTATCGGTCTAGCCCGGAAGTTGTGAATTTCAACAATGAATTATTTGAGCGCATTGTAGATGAGCAGCCTCAATTGGTCAAAGACATATTTCTGAATCACCAGCAAAATCCGGTTCGGGAAAAACCGAAGGGTTATGTAGAAATACAGTTCAAACCCGAAGAGGTGGACATGAATGAGTGGCATTCAGAGCGCCTGCCTAATTTGTTGCAGGAGCTAAAAGCTGACGGCTACGCTTGGAAGGATGTTTGTATTCTCTGCCGGAAAAATAAAGACCTTTCCTATCTGGCCTCTTTGCTCTTGAAACACGATATTCCCGTCATTTCATCCGAGGCTCTACTCCTGTTTGGATCTATCGAAGTCAAGCTGGTTCATGCCTTTTTGAAAGTTATTGCCCATCCACATCAGGTTCACAGACAGGTGGAAGCTTTGACATTATGGAATCAACTGAATCCAGATCGAGCCACTTCGCATGAAGTCTTTCAGCAACTGATTCGACATCCAGGATTGCACACCTTTAGTAACGCATTAGAAGATTTAGGTATTTCCCTAAACTTAAAGCTACTCCTCCATGCCAACGGCTATCAGCTGGTGGAAACCATCATTTGTGCCCTGCACCTGGATCAAAGTGACAATGCCTACTTGAGTGCCTATTTGAATGAGGTTCATAACTACTTTCAGAGTCGGGAAATGCGCCTCAACGGCCTGATTACTTACCTGGATGAACGCAGAGAAAAGCTGAGTTTAAGCTTACCTGAAGGAGCTGAAGCGGTGAGCTTGATGACCATTCACCAATCCAAAGGACTCGAATTTCCTGTGGTCTTGTTTGCGTACGCCAATTGGAAATACCGACTTACTGAATTTACCTGGCTTCCATTGAATGAAGAGCAATTTGGCTTACCGGCTGGAATTGTAAGAACCTCAAAGGACCTGGAATTCACCCCTCATAAAAGTCGGTATGAAGAAGAACTCAATAAAACCAAGCTGGACGAGCTCAATCTGCTCTATGTTGCCGTGACCCGAGCCGCCGAACGTTTGTACGTCTTTACCGAAGACGAAGGACGAAACCTGTATTTTGCCGAATTGTTTGTTCCCGCCTTACGCAGAATGGATGGTTGGCAGGATATCACTTTTGTACGGGGAAGTAAAGAGCCTGTAATTCGTGAATCCAAGGCAGATCATTCGGGAGAGTTTCACCTTGAACAATTGGGATCCTTCCCAGAAGATGATCGATTTATTGAAGCCTTGAATAGCCCGGCAACAACTCCAGATCCAGCCTTGGAATGGCACCTTAAGCTTCAGAAAAAATTGGCTCAGGTTATTACTCCAAATGACTGGGATATAGTTTGGGAGTCTGAGATTCAAGCCCTCGAGAAAGAGGAAGAACAAACGATCCAACGGATTGAAAATCTACATCAAGAATTAAACAATTCAGCCCAATTTTGGGGAGATCGCATCCTCAATCAACCTGAACTGCAAGCCCCTTCAGGCGATCAAGTTCGCCCCGACCGCGTGGTTATGCAACAGCAGGAGTGGCAAGTCATTCATTATCGAATGGGCAAGGTGAAAGAAAAGGACAAACAGGAAATGGTATTGGGCAAACATCTCGTAAGCCGAATGACCGATAAACCTGTGAGGTCCTGGATATTTCATACAGATCTGGAAACATGGACGGAAGTATAA
- a CDS encoding non-canonical purine NTP diphosphatase produces MNLVFTTNNANKLKEVQNLVGSRFTIQSLQEIGFSGDIPETQNTLEGNASQKSHYIKDRYEVNCFADDTGLEVDALNGEPGVYSARYAGENCSYEDNCNKLLREMDGKENRTARFRTVISLLLNGNEYYFEGIVEGQIIEEKRGDEGFGYDPLFIPKGFDRTFSEMSLEEKNQISHRARATQKLVDFLQQLD; encoded by the coding sequence ATGAATCTGGTTTTTACTACAAACAATGCGAATAAACTAAAGGAGGTCCAAAATCTGGTTGGATCCCGATTCACCATTCAGTCCTTGCAGGAAATTGGCTTTAGCGGTGACATTCCAGAAACCCAAAATACCCTGGAAGGCAATGCCTCTCAGAAGTCACATTACATCAAAGACCGCTATGAAGTCAACTGTTTTGCCGATGATACGGGACTAGAGGTGGATGCCCTCAACGGTGAACCCGGGGTTTATTCAGCCCGGTATGCTGGAGAGAATTGCTCTTATGAAGACAATTGCAACAAACTGCTTCGTGAAATGGACGGCAAAGAAAACCGTACTGCCCGATTCAGAACCGTAATTTCTCTATTGCTCAATGGCAACGAATACTACTTCGAAGGCATAGTAGAAGGCCAGATCATTGAAGAAAAAAGAGGTGACGAAGGTTTCGGTTACGATCCTCTATTTATCCCCAAAGGGTTTGACCGCACCTTCTCAGAAATGAGTTTGGAGGAAAAAAACCAGATTTCTCACCGGGCAAGAGCGACGCAGAAATTGGTTGATTTTTTACAGCAGTTGGATTAG
- a CDS encoding outer membrane beta-barrel protein — translation MRTLFFLLAALLISPVLKSQTHPGGGDINLDDNRMNFDYSWEEWQDRKNKHWQGLDIGINSLIYEDGTDVPPAGFKGMQLDYGRSFYFGVNIYEQGIPIVGEYFKGVVGIGLDYYNFQLKGNDLMVSEGDSMTLRTDTVFGYRNNNMKNSWVTVPLLLGVNTSQYNSSSFHIAAGVILGYRLTGKQKIKFWDGEICNTIRRKSNMHQNPWRATATVRIGYGNFHLFGNYSLTDYWAEGEAPKARVMVVGIKVIPW, via the coding sequence ATGAGAACCTTATTTTTTCTACTTGCAGCACTCCTTATTTCACCTGTCTTAAAATCACAAACACACCCCGGTGGTGGTGACATCAACCTGGATGACAATCGAATGAATTTCGATTATTCCTGGGAAGAATGGCAGGATCGAAAAAACAAGCATTGGCAGGGATTGGATATCGGTATCAACTCCTTGATCTATGAGGATGGAACGGATGTACCTCCAGCGGGTTTCAAAGGCATGCAACTGGATTATGGTCGCTCCTTTTACTTCGGAGTCAATATTTATGAGCAAGGCATTCCTATTGTTGGGGAGTACTTCAAAGGAGTGGTTGGAATTGGGTTAGATTACTACAATTTTCAGCTCAAAGGAAACGACCTTATGGTATCAGAAGGTGACTCCATGACCCTAAGAACGGATACCGTATTCGGCTACCGTAACAATAACATGAAAAATAGCTGGGTAACAGTTCCCTTGCTTCTGGGAGTAAATACATCTCAATACAACTCTTCGTCTTTTCACATTGCAGCAGGTGTAATACTCGGCTACCGATTGACGGGAAAACAAAAGATCAAATTCTGGGATGGTGAAATTTGCAACACCATACGCCGTAAATCCAACATGCATCAAAACCCCTGGAGAGCCACTGCTACGGTTCGCATTGGTTATGGAAACTTTCACTTGTTTGGCAATTACAGTCTTACCGATTACTGGGCTGAGGGAGAAGCCCCAAAAGCTCGGGTCATGGTGGTTGGAATCAAGGTGATCCCCTGGTAA
- a CDS encoding divalent metal cation transporter codes for MSTKRSDLWKALGPGLLYAGAAVGVSHLVQSTRAGAQFGYALIYALVLANLVKYPFFLMGPQYTAATGESLLAGYKKLGNWAVWSFLVLTILTMFFVIAAIAVVTAGLAGHLLPWSFDPVVWSIGLTVFCALILLVGKYSLLDRMIKWVILILSVTTLVAFFSSFGWSAEKVGTPLSFSFKDQAHLLFLFAFIGWMPAPMDISIWHSVWAETRNKLTGHQASPRQARFDFNVGFIGTALLAICFLVLGARMFYGTGNELEVKSLAFAGQLIDMYTTLLGPVFFWVIALAAFTTMFSTTLTCLDAFPRVLSEASGLLTSRKEEGNKKTYPLFMLVLVAGTILFILFLLGNMGQMVDLATTLSFLTTPFLALLNFLAIRQAEKAGHLRMNPLLKGLSYVGFLVLIGMAIWYPFIRFGMAG; via the coding sequence ATGTCAACGAAACGATCTGACCTATGGAAGGCTCTTGGACCGGGCCTGTTGTACGCCGGTGCTGCGGTAGGTGTTTCCCACCTGGTTCAATCCACTCGGGCTGGAGCCCAGTTTGGTTATGCCCTCATTTATGCTCTGGTGCTGGCCAATTTGGTGAAGTATCCCTTTTTTCTAATGGGGCCTCAATATACCGCTGCCACCGGTGAGAGTTTGTTAGCGGGTTACAAGAAATTAGGAAATTGGGCGGTTTGGTCTTTCCTCGTGCTCACCATCCTAACCATGTTCTTTGTTATCGCCGCCATTGCGGTGGTTACGGCTGGTTTGGCTGGTCATCTATTACCCTGGTCTTTTGATCCGGTAGTTTGGTCCATAGGCCTCACGGTTTTCTGCGCACTCATTCTTCTGGTAGGTAAGTATAGTCTCCTGGACAGAATGATTAAATGGGTCATTCTCATTTTATCGGTTACTACTCTGGTTGCCTTTTTCTCTTCCTTTGGTTGGAGCGCTGAAAAGGTGGGGACTCCATTATCTTTTTCATTTAAAGACCAGGCCCATTTACTGTTTCTATTTGCGTTTATTGGATGGATGCCGGCTCCTATGGACATCTCGATTTGGCACTCGGTTTGGGCCGAGACAAGAAACAAACTCACTGGTCATCAAGCCTCACCGCGTCAAGCCAGATTCGATTTTAATGTAGGCTTTATCGGAACGGCTCTTTTGGCCATTTGCTTTTTGGTGTTAGGCGCCCGGATGTTTTACGGTACAGGAAACGAATTGGAGGTGAAATCTTTGGCTTTTGCTGGTCAGTTGATTGACATGTACACCACCTTGCTTGGGCCGGTCTTTTTCTGGGTAATTGCTCTTGCGGCTTTTACGACGATGTTTAGCACCACACTCACTTGTTTAGATGCTTTTCCACGAGTACTTAGTGAGGCCAGTGGATTATTGACAAGTCGAAAGGAGGAGGGCAACAAGAAAACCTACCCTTTGTTTATGTTGGTCCTGGTAGCTGGAACCATCTTGTTCATTCTGTTTTTGCTGGGCAATATGGGGCAGATGGTCGATTTGGCGACTACCTTATCCTTTCTTACTACTCCCTTTTTGGCCCTACTCAATTTCCTGGCCATTCGACAAGCTGAAAAAGCGGGCCATCTGCGTATGAATCCTCTATTAAAGGGATTGAGTTACGTTGGATTTCTCGTGTTGATCGGAATGGCTATCTGGTATCCTTTTATCCGATTTGGAATGGCCGGATAA
- a CDS encoding PASTA domain-containing protein, with product MLRFIRFVFTRQFWINLAIFAVVVVLSIWATMALLKSYTLHGEEIEVPNLRGYHLSEVESILKERQLDYMVVDSIALEDTPGGMIMEQIPDSGFHVKQDRKIYVYVSTYASRKIPVPTLVNVVKRSAIFQLQTLGFKIGEIRYIPAVCVDCVEWLELDSVRVKPGEMLPSGTKLDLVLGGGQGDDFIPVPNLIGMHAFAAEEYLAEQGLRLSAAVPDGEYDPADSLDWFIYRQLPETGPEAVVYLGTTVKVFITNDRNKIAVSSIDSVLTPLDTNEVP from the coding sequence ATGTTGCGTTTTATCCGTTTCGTATTTACTCGCCAGTTCTGGATCAACCTGGCCATTTTCGCTGTTGTGGTTGTCCTCAGTATTTGGGCTACTATGGCCCTTTTAAAGTCCTATACCCTTCATGGAGAGGAAATTGAAGTTCCCAACCTTCGTGGCTACCATTTGTCTGAAGTGGAGTCTATATTGAAGGAGAGACAGCTCGATTACATGGTAGTAGATTCGATTGCATTGGAAGACACGCCTGGCGGAATGATCATGGAACAGATTCCTGATTCAGGATTTCACGTAAAACAAGACCGTAAAATTTACGTGTACGTCAGCACCTATGCCTCTCGGAAAATTCCGGTTCCCACGTTGGTAAATGTGGTTAAACGCAGTGCCATTTTTCAGCTACAAACCTTGGGATTCAAGATTGGAGAAATTCGCTACATCCCAGCTGTTTGTGTAGATTGCGTGGAATGGCTGGAGCTGGATAGCGTTCGGGTAAAGCCCGGTGAAATGCTTCCCTCCGGTACAAAACTCGATTTGGTATTAGGTGGAGGTCAAGGGGATGATTTCATTCCTGTACCCAACTTGATTGGAATGCACGCCTTCGCTGCTGAAGAGTATTTGGCTGAGCAAGGGTTGAGACTAAGTGCCGCCGTTCCGGATGGAGAATACGACCCAGCCGATTCACTTGATTGGTTTATTTACCGTCAACTTCCCGAAACAGGACCGGAAGCAGTTGTATATCTGGGCACTACCGTTAAAGTATTTATTACCAACGACCGCAATAAAATTGCTGTATCTTCGATAGATAGCGTACTAACACCGCTAGACACCAATGAAGTTCCGTAA
- the priA gene encoding primosomal protein N': MVTLFVDVILPLPLNRLYTYRVPRGLNDQIQERTRVVVQFGKSKLYSALVARVHEHPPQDYQAKYIDEILDDAPIIYPEQLKFWEWMSDYYLCSMGEVMLSALPSGLNLSSQTILQIHPDFDGDFSELNDKEYLVSEALENQEKLTLQEISEILGQKTVMPLVKRLIEQKVAISEEDLKLKYKPQMVDWVRLTPSCQQEEVLQEKFDELSRAPKQLEVLMTYIKLSGWHTANPKPVKKTELYQAAEASLAQVKSLVEKGVLEVYAEELGRVGEFEDADETDFPLNEHQEKALEELRINLNEKPVTLLHGVTSSGKTELYIQLARECIRQGKQVLYLVPEIALTTQLVNRLKHRFGNRMGVYHSRFNVNERVEIWNRALADDGYDVVIGARSTLFVPMPRLGLIIVDEEHETSFKQFDPAPRYHARDSAVVLASIYKAQVLLGSATPAIETYRNAQTGKFGLVSVKKRHGNIQLPEIFVDDLTKAYKRKEMKANLGPMLFQAMEEALENKEQIILFRNRRGFSPTLRCQTCGWVPQCKNCDISLTYHKYRDQLSCHYCGFHQHVPHTCPACGGHEIKLAGFGTERVEEDLSLLFPKARIARMDLDTTRNKNSYQRMLSDFEAGDTDILVGTQMITKGLDFDRVSLVGILSADNMLHYPDFRAFERSYHLMAQVAGRAGRKNKRGKVIIQSFEPEHFIIRKVIDNDYEGMVKDQLVHRRQFNYPPYSRIVLITLKHRSRELNQDAARQLARILRGRFGDRILGPETPAIARIRNLYHENILIKLSRDSSNAQLKIELLELLDEFRKSPNYKAVRLVINVDPL, translated from the coding sequence ATGGTTACCCTTTTTGTTGACGTCATATTACCTCTTCCCTTGAACCGGCTCTATACTTACCGGGTTCCAAGAGGACTCAATGATCAGATTCAAGAAAGGACTCGGGTGGTGGTCCAGTTTGGAAAATCTAAATTGTATTCAGCTCTGGTAGCCCGAGTACATGAGCACCCCCCTCAGGATTATCAGGCCAAATACATCGATGAGATTCTGGATGATGCTCCTATCATTTATCCGGAACAGCTCAAGTTTTGGGAGTGGATGAGTGATTATTACCTCTGCTCCATGGGTGAAGTAATGCTATCGGCTCTTCCTTCAGGATTAAACCTCAGCAGCCAAACGATACTTCAAATTCATCCGGACTTTGATGGTGACTTCTCTGAACTCAACGACAAGGAATACCTGGTTTCTGAAGCACTTGAAAATCAAGAGAAACTGACTCTGCAAGAGATCTCTGAGATATTGGGCCAAAAAACGGTAATGCCCCTGGTAAAAAGGCTAATCGAACAAAAGGTGGCCATATCAGAGGAAGACCTAAAGCTGAAATACAAACCTCAAATGGTAGACTGGGTGCGGTTGACTCCAAGCTGCCAACAGGAGGAAGTGCTTCAGGAAAAATTTGATGAATTGTCACGTGCTCCAAAGCAGTTGGAAGTGCTCATGACTTACATCAAGCTATCCGGGTGGCATACGGCAAATCCAAAACCGGTAAAGAAAACCGAACTGTATCAAGCGGCTGAAGCCTCATTGGCTCAGGTGAAGAGTTTGGTCGAAAAAGGAGTGCTCGAAGTATATGCTGAAGAATTGGGAAGGGTTGGCGAATTTGAGGATGCCGATGAAACCGATTTTCCGCTCAACGAGCACCAGGAAAAAGCCTTGGAAGAGTTACGAATCAATCTGAATGAAAAGCCTGTCACCTTGTTACATGGGGTAACTTCCAGTGGCAAAACAGAATTATACATTCAATTGGCCCGTGAGTGCATCCGACAAGGCAAACAGGTGCTCTATCTGGTACCCGAAATTGCCTTAACAACTCAGCTGGTCAATCGCCTGAAGCATCGCTTTGGCAATCGAATGGGGGTTTACCATTCTCGGTTTAACGTGAACGAAAGGGTTGAAATCTGGAACCGGGCATTGGCCGATGATGGCTACGATGTGGTAATCGGAGCACGCTCTACTCTTTTTGTTCCCATGCCTCGTTTGGGTTTGATCATCGTGGATGAAGAACACGAAACCTCCTTCAAGCAGTTTGATCCGGCACCTCGCTATCATGCCCGAGATTCAGCGGTGGTATTGGCCTCTATCTACAAGGCTCAGGTTCTTTTAGGTTCAGCCACACCAGCGATTGAAACCTATCGAAATGCTCAAACCGGAAAGTTTGGGCTGGTATCCGTTAAGAAGCGACATGGGAATATTCAACTCCCGGAAATTTTTGTTGACGATCTAACCAAGGCCTACAAGCGAAAAGAAATGAAAGCCAATTTGGGGCCTATGCTTTTCCAAGCGATGGAAGAGGCCCTGGAGAATAAAGAGCAAATCATCCTTTTCCGCAACCGGCGTGGATTCTCACCTACACTGCGCTGCCAAACTTGTGGCTGGGTGCCGCAATGCAAAAACTGCGACATCAGTTTGACCTACCACAAATATCGAGATCAGCTTTCTTGCCATTATTGTGGGTTTCATCAACATGTACCTCATACTTGTCCAGCTTGTGGCGGGCACGAAATAAAATTGGCCGGATTTGGAACAGAACGGGTTGAAGAAGACCTCTCCCTGCTTTTCCCCAAAGCGAGAATTGCCCGAATGGACCTGGATACCACTCGCAACAAAAACTCCTACCAGCGAATGCTATCGGACTTTGAAGCCGGTGATACCGATATTTTGGTTGGGACCCAAATGATCACCAAGGGACTGGACTTTGACCGGGTAAGCCTGGTGGGAATTCTTAGTGCTGACAACATGCTCCATTATCCTGACTTTAGAGCCTTTGAACGTTCTTACCATTTGATGGCTCAAGTAGCCGGACGAGCTGGAAGAAAAAACAAACGAGGCAAGGTAATTATCCAGTCCTTCGAACCCGAACATTTCATTATTCGAAAGGTGATCGACAACGACTATGAAGGCATGGTCAAAGATCAATTGGTTCACCGCAGGCAGTTCAATTATCCACCCTATTCCCGCATTGTTCTGATCACTTTAAAACATCGATCACGGGAGTTGAATCAAGATGCTGCCCGACAGCTGGCCCGAATTCTACGCGGTCGATTCGGAGATCGAATTTTAGGGCCCGAAACTCCCGCTATCGCAAGGATTCGGAACTTGTATCACGAAAATATCCTGATCAAACTTTCACGCGACAGTTCCAATGCCCAGTTAAAAATTGAGCTGCTTGAATTGCTCGATGAATTCCGAAAGTCCCCCAACTACAAGGCTGTTCGACTGGTTATTAATGTTGATCCTCTATAA